In Aquiflexum balticum DSM 16537, a single genomic region encodes these proteins:
- a CDS encoding gluconate 2-dehydrogenase subunit 3 family protein, translated as MDRRKSLKILGGTLTGIAGLVIVDWKWQLIDQLTHKGFFTFMEEKLISAIADTIIPEGLPPKVPTPDSKPIGALSTGTDKFLIRLFEHCYEKEQQDMIKALLASLSKKSRTDLGKSFDSASQDERERMLLSLDSSLIEEEKKFFDLIKSQTITGFTTVKEVMADYRGYQVAPGFFNGCIEVPSQA; from the coding sequence ATGGACAGAAGAAAATCACTTAAAATCCTCGGTGGTACTTTAACAGGTATTGCCGGATTGGTGATAGTAGATTGGAAATGGCAACTTATTGACCAATTGACCCATAAAGGCTTTTTCACTTTCATGGAAGAAAAACTGATTTCCGCTATCGCAGATACGATTATTCCTGAAGGTCTTCCTCCTAAAGTCCCAACCCCTGATTCGAAGCCTATTGGTGCCTTAAGTACCGGAACTGACAAGTTTTTAATACGGCTTTTCGAGCATTGCTACGAAAAAGAACAACAGGATATGATCAAGGCGCTGCTGGCCTCATTGTCCAAAAAATCAAGAACCGATTTGGGGAAATCATTTGATAGCGCTAGCCAGGATGAGCGGGAAAGGATGTTGCTTTCTTTGGATTCTTCTTTGATTGAAGAAGAGAAAAAATTCTTTGATCTGATAAAATCCCAGACCATTACAGGATTTACTACCGTGAAGGAGGTGATGGCTGACTATAGAGGCTATCAGGTTGCTCCTGGTTTTTTCAATGGATGTATAGAAGTTCCTTCTCAAGCTTAA
- a CDS encoding GMC oxidoreductase, with protein MLQNSKEKRTYDAIVIGSGASGGWAAKELTEKGLKTLVLERGRMVRHVEDYPTASKAPWEFEFRGTVPIEKRSGLGGGRWLREETLHWAMADDEQPIIEEKPFRWFRGYHVGGKSLLWARATQRWSDYDFEGPARDGFAVDWPIRYKDLEPWLDYVETFAGIAGSRDGLPELPDSIVQPGFELSCIENHYKEQLKKNYGNRHLIQGRCAHLTDPQEIHRQQGRYKCQNQGMCNRGCVYGGYFSANASTLPWAEKTGNLTIRPDAVVESILYDESKGRAVGVRIIDRHSKEAMEFYAKIIFVNASTIASNAILLNSKSSRFPNGLGNDNGLMGKFLACHNYRGKGNATFEGYFDKATAGRHAGHAYVPRFRNVFKQETDFLRGYSIGMSGGRGLGSDTSMIGHELRDNLLNQKYGNWHLAAWMQGETVPIESNHMRLSTDQTDKYGIPKIILSVEWKDNDDKMTADFIEQQTEMYEKAGFTNIKVEDSHAAPGSDIHEMGGVRMGKDPKTSLLNKWNQLHSCKNVFVTDGASFTSTSTQNPTLMFMAITARAANHAVEELNKRNL; from the coding sequence ATGTTGCAAAATTCAAAAGAAAAACGCACCTATGATGCCATAGTAATAGGTTCAGGCGCAAGTGGTGGCTGGGCTGCCAAGGAACTCACTGAAAAAGGATTAAAAACCCTTGTCCTTGAAAGAGGTCGGATGGTCCGTCATGTGGAGGATTATCCAACTGCTTCCAAAGCGCCTTGGGAGTTTGAATTCAGAGGTACAGTGCCAATCGAGAAGCGGTCGGGATTAGGAGGTGGGAGATGGTTAAGAGAGGAAACATTACATTGGGCCATGGCTGATGATGAGCAGCCAATAATAGAAGAAAAGCCTTTCCGCTGGTTTAGGGGCTACCATGTGGGCGGAAAATCCCTACTTTGGGCAAGGGCAACCCAAAGATGGTCTGATTATGATTTTGAAGGTCCTGCGAGGGATGGTTTTGCGGTAGACTGGCCAATTCGGTACAAAGACCTTGAACCATGGTTGGATTATGTGGAGACCTTTGCGGGTATAGCAGGAAGCAGGGATGGTTTACCAGAACTCCCGGATTCTATCGTTCAGCCAGGATTTGAATTGAGTTGCATTGAAAACCACTATAAGGAACAGTTAAAGAAAAATTATGGGAATCGCCACCTGATCCAAGGCAGGTGCGCCCATCTGACAGATCCTCAAGAAATCCACCGACAGCAAGGTAGGTATAAATGTCAGAATCAGGGAATGTGTAACAGAGGCTGTGTTTATGGAGGATACTTCTCTGCCAATGCATCCACTTTGCCTTGGGCGGAAAAGACGGGGAATCTGACAATTCGGCCGGACGCTGTAGTGGAATCCATCCTATATGATGAGTCCAAGGGGCGCGCAGTAGGGGTTAGGATAATTGATCGACATTCCAAGGAGGCGATGGAATTTTATGCCAAAATTATTTTTGTCAATGCTTCAACCATTGCTTCCAATGCAATTTTGTTGAATTCCAAATCTTCCAGATTTCCTAACGGACTTGGAAATGACAACGGTTTGATGGGTAAGTTTTTGGCTTGCCATAATTATAGAGGAAAGGGGAATGCCACTTTTGAAGGGTATTTCGATAAGGCTACGGCAGGAAGGCATGCCGGACATGCTTATGTTCCGAGATTCCGAAATGTTTTCAAACAGGAGACGGATTTTCTTCGGGGATATTCCATAGGGATGTCAGGAGGTAGAGGTTTAGGTTCAGATACCAGTATGATCGGACATGAATTGAGAGATAATTTGCTGAACCAAAAATATGGGAACTGGCACCTAGCAGCATGGATGCAAGGGGAGACGGTTCCCATAGAATCCAACCATATGCGTCTCAGTACAGATCAAACAGATAAATATGGTATTCCAAAAATCATCCTTTCGGTGGAATGGAAGGACAATGATGATAAAATGACAGCTGATTTTATCGAGCAGCAAACCGAAATGTATGAGAAGGCTGGATTTACAAATATCAAAGTAGAAGACTCCCATGCCGCACCTGGATCTGATATCCACGAAATGGGCGGAGTTCGAATGGGAAAAGATCCAAAAACATCGCTTTTGAATAAATGGAATCAGCTGCACAGTTGCAAAAATGTTTTCGTTACCGATGGTGCCAGTTTTACCAGCACCAGTACCCAAAATCCGACTCTGATGTTTATGGCCATCACTGCAAGGGCAGCAAATCATGCAGTGGAGGAATTGAATAAGAGGAATTTGTAA
- a CDS encoding M48 family metallopeptidase, with translation MEPIWIKYLILGIISFGFISEKTISYLNIKRPVPAIPKTLEQYVSLKKLKEAKSYHWANFEFGVLTSTVVFIITFAFIYFGFFGWLDAWLADKISHPIILSLVYFAVVFIGSDLLSIPFDYYHTFTIEEKFGFNKSTKKTYLLDKLKAYVISIVVGGGLLGLLLVLIHQMGKDFWWQFWLISAFFMIAVNLFYTAWILPLFNKLTPLEDGELKKLIVNYAKSVNFPLDNILVMDGSKRSSKANAFFSGFGKRKKVVLYDTLIEQHPPDELVAVLAHEIGHYKKRHIIWGMLVSVVQVGILLFILAQFIHSENMSLALGGSQMAIHLNIIGFTILFSPISSILGIGMNLLSRKNEFEADAYAKETYDGKPLAEALKTLSVNTLSNINPHPLYVFLNYSHPPLLQRLEKLEK, from the coding sequence ATGGAGCCAATTTGGATCAAATACCTGATATTGGGTATTATTAGCTTTGGTTTTATCTCAGAAAAAACAATCAGTTATCTAAATATCAAAAGACCTGTTCCTGCAATACCAAAAACCTTGGAACAGTATGTAAGTCTGAAAAAACTCAAAGAAGCCAAGTCTTATCATTGGGCCAATTTTGAATTTGGAGTTCTGACAAGTACTGTTGTTTTTATCATTACTTTTGCTTTTATATATTTTGGATTTTTTGGATGGCTTGATGCGTGGTTGGCTGATAAAATAAGCCATCCCATAATTCTTTCTTTGGTTTATTTTGCTGTTGTATTTATAGGATCAGATTTACTTTCTATTCCTTTTGATTATTATCATACCTTTACAATCGAAGAGAAATTTGGATTTAACAAATCCACAAAAAAAACATATCTACTCGATAAACTAAAAGCCTACGTAATTTCGATTGTTGTGGGCGGAGGCCTTTTGGGATTGTTGTTGGTATTGATACATCAAATGGGCAAAGATTTTTGGTGGCAGTTTTGGTTGATTTCAGCATTTTTTATGATCGCTGTAAATCTTTTTTATACAGCTTGGATTTTACCCTTGTTCAATAAACTTACTCCTTTGGAAGATGGGGAATTAAAGAAGCTTATTGTCAATTATGCCAAATCGGTCAACTTTCCCTTAGACAATATTCTTGTAATGGATGGGAGCAAAAGATCTTCCAAAGCCAATGCTTTCTTTTCAGGGTTTGGCAAGAGAAAAAAAGTTGTCCTTTACGACACTTTAATCGAACAGCATCCGCCTGACGAACTGGTGGCTGTCCTTGCCCATGAAATAGGTCACTATAAAAAAAGACACATCATCTGGGGAATGTTAGTGTCGGTGGTTCAAGTTGGTATATTACTTTTCATTCTTGCCCAGTTTATTCACAGCGAAAACATGAGCCTCGCATTAGGTGGCAGCCAAATGGCAATTCATCTTAATATCATAGGTTTTACCATCCTTTTCTCACCAATATCCTCCATTTTAGGAATCGGAATGAACTTGCTGAGTAGGAAAAACGAATTTGAAGCTGATGCTTATGCCAAGGAAACTTATGATGGAAAACCTTTGGCAGAAGCCCTCAAAACACTTTCTGTCAATACCCTGAGCAACATCAATCCGCACCCCCTCTATGTTTTTCTCAACTACAGCCATCCGCCTTTACTTCAAAGACTGGAAAAACTGGAGAAATAA
- a CDS encoding PorP/SprF family type IX secretion system membrane protein, protein MQRSYLLRLFFIPLILGLGTGNLAAQDPQYSQYYAAPLYLNPAFAGSELMPRFGANYRNQWPGLDAQFTTFSAYFDTYLDDYNSGVGFMVMNDVEGGANLRSFTAAGLYSYELRVGENAYFRPGFQAAYIRRDIGFFDNLVFANQINPSDPFGDLLPSTDLPGSGEPVNLVSLSFGGLFFTDKFWLGVSAHHVNEPNQSFIEGVSNLPAKFSVHTGYRISLGSGSYRSDFTHMRKERFLLPTINYKKQGPFEQLDIGAYLHMEPLNLGIWYRGLPYKPVEQQNNRDAIVFMVGFNLPSGMSMGYSFDYTVSQLGIQSGGAHEVSIAFLLADRNQSKTRKRDTMLPCPKF, encoded by the coding sequence TTGCAAAGGTCTTATTTACTTCGTCTTTTTTTTATTCCCTTGATTTTAGGTCTTGGGACGGGTAATCTCGCAGCACAGGATCCGCAATATAGCCAATATTACGCAGCTCCTTTATATCTAAATCCGGCTTTTGCAGGTTCTGAATTGATGCCAAGATTTGGCGCCAATTACCGAAATCAATGGCCCGGTTTGGATGCGCAGTTTACAACTTTTTCTGCATATTTTGATACATATCTGGATGACTACAACAGTGGTGTAGGTTTTATGGTAATGAATGATGTGGAAGGAGGAGCCAATTTAAGGTCCTTTACTGCAGCAGGATTATACTCTTATGAATTAAGAGTGGGTGAAAATGCTTACTTTAGACCAGGGTTCCAGGCAGCTTATATCAGAAGAGATATTGGCTTTTTTGACAACCTTGTTTTTGCAAATCAAATCAATCCATCTGACCCGTTTGGAGATCTTCTGCCAAGTACAGATTTGCCGGGTTCAGGAGAACCTGTCAACTTAGTCTCTCTGTCTTTTGGAGGCCTCTTTTTCACTGACAAATTTTGGCTCGGCGTATCCGCGCATCATGTTAACGAACCCAATCAGTCTTTTATTGAAGGTGTAAGTAATTTACCTGCAAAATTTTCTGTCCATACCGGCTATAGGATATCTCTTGGATCAGGAAGTTACCGCAGTGACTTCACCCATATGCGCAAAGAAAGGTTCTTGCTCCCAACAATAAATTATAAAAAACAGGGTCCTTTTGAACAATTGGACATCGGAGCCTATTTACATATGGAGCCGTTGAATCTCGGCATATGGTATAGGGGGCTTCCCTACAAACCAGTCGAACAACAAAATAATAGAGATGCCATTGTATTTATGGTCGGATTCAACTTACCTTCAGGAATGAGTATGGGATACAGCTTTGATTATACAGTATCCCAGTTGGGTATACAATCCGGAGGGGCACATGAAGTCAGTATTGCTTTCCTATTAGCCGACAGAAACCAATCCAAAACCAGAAAAAGAGATACAATGCTTCCCTGTCCTAAATTCTAA
- a CDS encoding T9SS type B sorting domain-containing protein produces the protein MKSLINSIKFILFFRLVILLSFFLYSSNSFSQGFNNNEWIFGECGTGQNNILSFGKGGDPIVRELPAGVIIGQNNNIVAIDPISGNVVFYSNGVLVYDANNEILEGVAPGINGNINGHQDLAVGVLDYDPNGDRLYYIFYLNPAGDMQYALIDMNAPGQAVGNEPPLGEIIAKDQVISGAVSGPILVVKTPQSPSYLISFEGGSLVSRRLGDNEGEFILTSNTGISFTPKAMIFDESSQKIILIPEDPNQDIQVIDFDTASGNFGAVESISESSNGSDFGGASFSPDGDFIYFSREDELVRVPSNDLSANPEVIPLENNVYQIYDVKVGPDGNLYYIYEEVIGGPQLIGRVENPDIEDLAEMELDEDPFDGTDFCGRIFPQFAPNQDVNPTVDFTWTPDEPCANNPIQLTSLITPENYRPVSFEWTFTPPLVDEDGVPIDIDFTQEHLLIPEEATSEQSIEVSLTVTFADGSTTTVDKTITLKPNDLQVQFSTQDTTVCEGACVDIGSLLEVQQGEGQGGQGGQGGQTENYEYFWSNIREWRSDKDNCVDLPGLYWVLVREPGSECYAYGSIRVRIWDLDDQSNNVWYFGDGAGLDFNPDPNDPNGPVPRPVGHNQNIPAGTTTISDESGQVLFFTDGESVWDLNGNLMANGDSIGGSNQSTQSVLAVPVPQDETIFYLFTTQQASDGSNQVKFSVVDIKVENPTGVGNVVTKDNFLFSPSTEHSAALASGDTTWVLFHELGNNTFRAYPVSIHGIGSPVFSSVGSNHGFNTGVGTMKFSPDGSKVAVTIQDGSCSRLEIFDFDQSTGIMTEYALLDLGCNNDEIYGLEFSNDGSRAYVSYRGGSGKVEEFLIQSPESTSDTPPACGQCFENANTRAARENCILNSSVRNVLSTSGPFGALQIGPDGQIYVARPGQNVLGTINSGQDCNNSTYTENGTSTLLGTTNLGLPSFVQQSGSSIPEPQLGGTDRLCLDPNSGALGLFEGGGEPDIDSYFWTIVHEDGEADLTNFGGPGENFQSLEHDFSRPGNYTVTLRVDRCGDPDFYEAFLEVLVVAPPELTLPQAETLCLGNPISLTAIDGYDPAEGLYDFEWRNAAGQLFGDVNSNTIFVNEESIFTVIVSHRIPADADPEFFDPCPSTASVFVGPAFEFELTQSAEEVCYDESLVVFAPDTPVSGEWFYQAQGTQNRVPLGEFFELQLVPSTLPSPGIYEIIFVTEDPILAGCVVEKMLELLVWPLPAMEAVVLTDADDCLAANGSFEVTMLGDADLVTVLETGQSFTNVSAGDVLPVFTDLEPGLYTIQALNDAGCEFTLPVVVQNLNPPTGISDYEVSVTPETCSPTGINNGELVVRFTQGPQSGSYRIIRQEDGQEITDTFANVDSLNIELAGGSYLLVLEDELGCAVTDTETYIIEIAERVVFSVPTDLNACGRFVYEPPTGQDLTFTVIGPTGNPIQQEQDGSFILEFTGIYTFQAFDPNGILCPSEIVLVQVQISDPIDFSLTEPIVDCDLGVSYSVVLFGFNPNNANFFWRDESGQIVGRDQQFFPPNAGLYSVEVQPRSGGLCPTNIIEFEVEEFIDSVDLELEALPFCAEDTFTVITAVADFTLVTEINWFRVEGNTQIPLPEEDGSESITVFEDGVFQVVLTSIYGCELAREQIQITQSFVEPPVLLPSYTICAIEDVVTILDPGSFDNYAWILDGDTLATSANFTPTLPGIYELVVSDVLGCEFIINFEIIEDCALRVRFPDAIVPTDPNKHFVVYTNDFIDELEVFIFNRWGELIFYCEQRNINGEVGICFWDGTVNGQIVPIGTYPVVVQYKSNKQNVSNKIIKSIVVID, from the coding sequence ATGAAAAGCCTTATAAATTCCATAAAATTTATTTTATTTTTTAGGTTAGTTATTTTACTAAGCTTTTTCCTGTATTCGAGCAACTCTTTTTCGCAGGGATTTAATAACAATGAATGGATTTTTGGAGAGTGCGGAACAGGTCAGAACAATATTCTTTCTTTTGGAAAGGGTGGTGACCCTATTGTGAGGGAGCTTCCAGCAGGAGTTATTATCGGACAAAACAACAATATAGTCGCCATTGATCCCATCTCGGGAAATGTGGTTTTTTACTCCAACGGAGTTTTGGTATATGACGCCAACAATGAAATTCTCGAGGGAGTGGCGCCCGGGATAAACGGCAATATTAACGGGCATCAGGATTTGGCAGTCGGAGTATTGGATTATGACCCAAACGGAGATAGATTATATTACATTTTTTATCTAAATCCTGCAGGTGATATGCAATATGCGCTAATCGATATGAATGCACCTGGACAAGCAGTCGGGAATGAACCTCCTTTGGGTGAAATCATTGCAAAAGACCAAGTGATTTCAGGAGCGGTTTCTGGGCCCATCTTGGTGGTTAAAACCCCACAATCACCTTCATACCTGATCAGTTTTGAAGGAGGCAGTTTGGTTTCCAGAAGATTAGGGGATAATGAGGGGGAATTTATTCTGACTTCAAATACAGGTATTTCTTTCACGCCAAAAGCGATGATTTTTGACGAGTCCTCTCAAAAAATCATATTAATTCCAGAAGACCCTAATCAGGACATTCAAGTAATTGATTTTGATACCGCAAGCGGAAATTTTGGAGCAGTTGAGTCTATTTCCGAATCAAGCAATGGAAGTGATTTTGGTGGGGCATCATTTTCACCGGATGGGGATTTTATTTATTTCTCCAGAGAAGATGAATTGGTAAGAGTTCCTTCCAACGACCTCTCCGCAAATCCTGAAGTGATTCCCCTTGAGAATAATGTCTATCAAATTTATGATGTCAAAGTAGGCCCTGATGGCAATTTATATTATATCTATGAAGAAGTAATTGGTGGTCCTCAACTCATTGGCAGGGTAGAAAATCCTGATATTGAGGATTTGGCTGAGATGGAATTGGATGAAGACCCATTTGATGGGACTGATTTCTGTGGGCGGATTTTCCCTCAATTTGCACCGAATCAAGATGTCAACCCGACCGTAGATTTTACTTGGACGCCAGATGAGCCTTGTGCCAATAATCCGATTCAGTTAACCAGCTTAATCACTCCGGAAAATTATAGACCTGTTAGTTTTGAATGGACTTTTACGCCACCATTGGTTGATGAAGATGGAGTTCCTATAGACATTGACTTTACCCAAGAACATCTCCTTATTCCCGAAGAAGCTACATCAGAACAAAGTATAGAGGTTAGTCTTACAGTTACATTTGCTGATGGATCCACAACTACAGTAGATAAAACAATAACTCTTAAACCCAACGATCTTCAGGTACAATTCAGTACACAGGACACTACTGTCTGTGAGGGTGCTTGCGTAGATATAGGCTCACTTTTGGAAGTTCAACAAGGTGAAGGACAGGGCGGACAAGGCGGGCAAGGTGGTCAAACTGAAAACTATGAATACTTCTGGTCCAATATAAGGGAGTGGAGAAGTGATAAGGACAATTGTGTGGATCTTCCCGGTCTTTATTGGGTTCTTGTAAGAGAACCCGGCTCTGAATGCTATGCTTATGGTAGTATAAGGGTCAGAATTTGGGATTTGGATGATCAAAGTAATAATGTTTGGTATTTTGGTGACGGTGCAGGGCTTGATTTCAATCCTGACCCCAATGATCCAAATGGTCCTGTCCCCAGGCCTGTTGGTCACAACCAGAATATCCCGGCAGGTACCACCACTATTTCTGATGAATCCGGCCAGGTACTTTTCTTTACAGATGGAGAATCCGTGTGGGACCTTAATGGAAACCTTATGGCAAACGGGGATAGCATTGGAGGGAGCAATCAATCTACCCAAAGTGTTTTGGCAGTCCCTGTTCCTCAGGATGAAACTATTTTTTACCTATTTACGACACAACAGGCCTCAGATGGAAGCAATCAGGTTAAGTTTTCAGTGGTTGATATTAAAGTGGAGAATCCAACGGGTGTTGGGAATGTGGTAACAAAAGATAACTTTCTTTTTAGCCCAAGTACAGAGCACTCTGCTGCTTTGGCATCAGGTGATACAACATGGGTTTTATTTCATGAATTGGGAAACAATACCTTTAGAGCATATCCTGTATCAATCCATGGCATCGGTAGCCCTGTTTTTTCCTCCGTTGGGTCCAATCACGGATTCAATACAGGTGTAGGCACCATGAAGTTCAGTCCCGATGGAAGTAAAGTGGCTGTCACCATTCAGGATGGAAGTTGCAGTAGATTGGAGATTTTTGATTTTGATCAGAGTACCGGCATCATGACAGAGTATGCATTATTGGATTTGGGATGTAATAATGATGAGATATACGGACTTGAATTTTCAAATGACGGAAGCAGGGCTTATGTTTCCTACCGTGGAGGCAGTGGAAAGGTTGAGGAGTTTTTGATCCAAAGCCCGGAAAGTACCAGTGATACGCCCCCTGCTTGTGGTCAATGTTTCGAAAATGCAAATACAAGAGCAGCTAGAGAAAATTGCATTTTAAATTCTTCGGTTAGAAATGTTTTGAGCACCTCGGGTCCATTTGGAGCTTTACAGATAGGTCCTGATGGCCAGATTTATGTTGCAAGACCAGGACAAAATGTGTTAGGGACCATCAATTCCGGCCAAGATTGTAATAACAGCACCTATACTGAAAATGGTACTTCCACGCTTTTAGGCACCACCAATTTGGGTCTACCTTCCTTTGTCCAACAATCAGGCAGCAGTATTCCTGAACCACAATTAGGAGGAACTGACAGACTTTGCCTAGATCCCAATTCAGGAGCTTTGGGCTTATTTGAAGGTGGGGGCGAGCCCGATATTGACAGTTATTTCTGGACAATAGTCCATGAAGATGGAGAGGCTGATTTGACCAATTTCGGAGGGCCCGGTGAGAATTTTCAAAGCTTGGAGCATGATTTTTCGCGCCCAGGAAATTACACTGTGACTTTGCGTGTGGATAGGTGTGGAGATCCGGATTTTTATGAAGCATTTTTGGAAGTTTTGGTAGTAGCACCACCTGAACTCACCTTGCCACAGGCCGAGACACTTTGCCTGGGCAACCCAATAAGTCTGACTGCTATAGATGGATATGATCCGGCAGAAGGATTATATGATTTTGAGTGGAGAAATGCGGCAGGCCAATTGTTTGGTGATGTAAATTCCAATACCATTTTTGTCAATGAAGAAAGTATTTTCACAGTTATAGTTTCTCACCGAATTCCTGCAGATGCAGATCCTGAATTCTTTGATCCCTGCCCTTCGACCGCTTCGGTTTTTGTTGGGCCTGCATTTGAGTTTGAACTCACCCAAAGTGCAGAAGAAGTCTGCTACGATGAATCTTTGGTGGTGTTTGCTCCGGACACTCCTGTATCCGGAGAATGGTTTTATCAGGCCCAAGGAACCCAAAACAGAGTTCCTTTAGGCGAATTCTTTGAACTGCAATTAGTTCCAAGTACTCTACCATCTCCTGGTATTTATGAAATCATTTTTGTGACAGAAGATCCGATATTAGCTGGATGCGTGGTGGAAAAAATGTTAGAGCTGCTGGTATGGCCTTTGCCTGCAATGGAAGCTGTGGTACTGACAGATGCCGATGATTGTCTTGCGGCTAATGGAAGCTTCGAAGTAACAATGTTGGGAGATGCTGATTTGGTGACGGTACTCGAAACCGGTCAGTCATTCACCAATGTAAGTGCAGGTGATGTTTTGCCGGTTTTTACAGATCTTGAGCCCGGATTGTATACAATACAAGCTTTAAATGATGCAGGTTGTGAATTTACACTTCCTGTAGTTGTACAGAATTTGAATCCTCCTACTGGTATCTCAGATTACGAAGTGTCAGTAACACCTGAGACATGCTCGCCCACGGGAATAAACAATGGTGAACTTGTTGTTCGGTTTACCCAAGGTCCCCAATCGGGATCATATCGTATCATCAGACAGGAAGATGGACAGGAAATCACAGATACTTTTGCTAATGTAGATAGTTTGAACATTGAGTTGGCAGGAGGAAGTTATCTGCTGGTATTGGAGGATGAACTGGGCTGCGCAGTTACTGATACTGAAACCTATATCATTGAAATAGCAGAAAGGGTGGTTTTTTCAGTTCCCACTGATTTGAATGCTTGTGGTAGGTTTGTCTATGAGCCTCCAACAGGTCAAGACCTTACCTTTACAGTAATCGGACCAACAGGAAACCCCATTCAGCAAGAACAAGATGGTAGCTTTATTTTGGAATTTACCGGTATATATACTTTCCAGGCATTCGATCCGAATGGGATTTTATGTCCTAGTGAAATAGTATTGGTGCAGGTTCAGATATCTGACCCTATAGATTTCTCATTAACCGAACCTATTGTAGATTGTGACTTGGGTGTTTCTTATAGTGTTGTTTTGTTTGGTTTCAATCCGAACAATGCCAATTTCTTTTGGAGAGACGAATCAGGACAAATCGTGGGCAGGGATCAGCAGTTTTTTCCGCCCAATGCAGGTTTGTATTCCGTAGAAGTTCAACCAAGAAGTGGAGGGCTTTGTCCAACAAACATCATTGAGTTTGAAGTTGAGGAATTTATTGACAGTGTGGATCTTGAATTAGAAGCTTTGCCATTCTGTGCCGAAGATACCTTTACTGTTATTACTGCTGTAGCCGACTTTACTTTGGTAACCGAGATTAATTGGTTTAGAGTTGAAGGGAATACCCAAATTCCTCTGCCTGAAGAAGATGGCTCGGAATCAATTACTGTATTTGAAGATGGAGTTTTCCAAGTTGTACTTACAAGTATTTATGGATGTGAATTGGCTAGAGAGCAGATTCAAATTACCCAATCATTTGTTGAACCACCAGTGCTTTTGCCGAGTTATACTATTTGTGCGATAGAAGATGTTGTGACCATACTTGATCCGGGGAGCTTTGATAACTATGCTTGGATTTTGGATGGCGATACCCTTGCCACATCAGCAAATTTCACTCCAACACTTCCTGGAATTTATGAATTGGTAGTATCAGATGTATTGGGTTGCGAGTTTATCATCAACTTTGAAATAATTGAAGATTGTGCTTTGAGAGTCAGATTCCCTGATGCGATTGTTCCTACCGATCCGAACAAACATTTTGTGGTTTACACCAATGATTTTATTGATGAATTGGAGGTGTTTATTTTCAATAGATGGGGAGAACTGATTTTCTATTGTGAGCAAAGAAACATTAACGGAGAAGTTGGCATCTGTTTTTGGGATGGGACTGTCAATGGACAGATTGTACCTATTGGGACATACCCCGTGGTTGTTCAATATAAAAGCAATAAACAAAACGTATCAAATAAAATTATTAAATCAATAGTGGTTATTGATTAA
- the yaaA gene encoding peroxide stress protein YaaA yields MITLISPAKTLDLSTTNIEFHSLPDFQKDTLELVSILKKKSVHDLKKMMDISDNLAELNKKRYIEFQNFFDLNNSKQALLAFKGDVYTHIDVENFSKDEFDFAQNNLRILSGLYGLLKPLDLMQPYRLEMGIRLENKNGKNLYEFWGKRISKAINEVAKGDPIINLASQEYFKSVDQKEIKSPIITPVFQEFRNGKYQVVGFFAKQARGMMVNHIIKNKITEPELLKGFNDEKYEFAGEDSKGVWRFVR; encoded by the coding sequence ATGATTACTCTTATTTCACCTGCAAAAACTTTAGATCTAAGTACAACCAATATCGAATTTCACTCGCTTCCGGATTTTCAAAAAGACACTTTGGAACTTGTGTCAATTTTGAAAAAAAAATCTGTTCATGATTTAAAAAAGATGATGGACATCAGTGACAATCTTGCTGAATTGAATAAAAAAAGGTACATCGAATTTCAAAATTTTTTTGATTTGAATAATTCCAAACAGGCACTTTTGGCTTTTAAGGGGGATGTTTATACACATATTGATGTGGAGAATTTTTCAAAAGATGAGTTTGATTTTGCTCAAAATAATTTAAGGATTTTATCGGGGCTTTATGGACTTCTAAAGCCTTTGGATCTGATGCAGCCTTATAGGTTGGAAATGGGAATAAGGCTGGAAAACAAAAATGGGAAAAACCTTTATGAGTTTTGGGGGAAAAGGATTTCAAAAGCAATCAATGAAGTAGCTAAAGGTGACCCGATCATTAATCTGGCATCCCAGGAATATTTTAAATCCGTGGATCAAAAGGAGATAAAAAGCCCGATTATCACGCCTGTTTTTCAGGAGTTTAGAAACGGGAAATACCAGGTGGTCGGATTTTTTGCCAAACAGGCAAGGGGAATGATGGTAAACCATATCATAAAAAATAAAATCACTGAACCCGAATTGCTGAAAGGGTTTAATGATGAAAAATATGAATTTGCCGGAGAAGATTCCAAAGGTGTTTGGAGATTTGTCAGGTAA